The following proteins come from a genomic window of Leopardus geoffroyi isolate Oge1 chromosome A3, O.geoffroyi_Oge1_pat1.0, whole genome shotgun sequence:
- the LOC123581154 gene encoding zinc finger protein 570-like isoform X2, with product MITVLLTAASQESLVIRDMAEALTQWKQLNPPQGDVPEKHRNLVLLGLPISKPDAISPLECGKELEREVSKAALSDWETRPESKDLTPEQDISEEESAPGVLIARFPKESSSEYEDSSESQQENHEKHLIQEVVTQKKSSGERSYQCHEFGRSFSRRSLLVQQQGERLHNCDSFKKNLKQNSDLMRHEKVCAEKKPWQCNECEKAFSYYSAFVLHQRIHTGEKPYECNECGKAFSQSIHLTLHQRIHTGEKPYECHECGKAFSHRSALIRHHIIHTGEKPYECNECGKAFNQSSYLTQHQRIHTGEKPYECNECGKAFSQSTFLTQHQVIHTGEKPYKCNECGKAFSDRSGLIQHQRTHTGERPYECNECGKAFGYCSALTQHQRTHTGEKPYKCNDCAKAFSDRSALIRHQRTHTGEKPYKCKDCGKAFSQSSSLTKHQKTHTGEKPYKCKECGKAFSQSSSLSQHQKTHAGGKTKEYGKAFSEHSAFGQQKRIHTG from the exons ATGATCACTGTGTTGCTGACCGCTGCATCCCAG GAGTCATTGGTAATCAGGGATATGGCCGAGGCTCTCACCCAGTGGAAGCAGCTGAACCCTCCTCAGGGAGATGTGCCTGAGAAGCACAGGAATCTGGTCTTGCTGG GGCTTCCAATTTCCAAGCCTGATGCGATCTCTCCTTTGGAGTGCGGaaaggagctggagagagaagtCTCAAAAGCAGCTCTTTCAG actGGGAGACAAGACCAGAGAGTAAGGACCTAACTCCAGAGCAGGATATTTCTGAAGAAGAATCAGCCCCTGGGGTGTTAATAGCAAGATTTCCAAAGGAAAGTTCCAGTGAATACGAGGATTCTTCAGAGAGTCAGCAGGAAAACCATGAGAAACATTTAATACAGGAGGTTGTCACTCAGAAGAAATCCTCTGGGGAGAGAAGTTACCAGTGTCATGAATTTGGGAGAAGTTTTAGTCGAAGGTCATTACTTGTTCAACAGCAAGGAGAGAGACTACATAACtgtgattcatttaaaaagaacttaaaacaaaattcagatcTAATGAGGCACGAGAAAGTTTGTGCAGAAAAGAAACCTTGGCAGTGTAATGAGTGTGAGAAAGCCTTTAGTTACTACTCAGCTTTTGTCTtgcatcagagaattcacacaggagaaaaaccctacgaatgtaatgaatgtggtaAAGCTTTTAGCCAGAGTATACATCTTACGCTAcaccagagaattcatactggagagaaaccctacgaGTGtcatgaatgtgggaaagccttcagtcaCCGCTCTGCCCTTATTCGGCATCATataattcatactggagagaaaccctatgaatgcaatgaatgtgggaaggcctttaaTCAGAGCTCATACCTCACTCAACATCAgcgaattcatactggagagaaaccttatgagtgtaatgaatgtgggaaggcctttagcCAAAGCACATTCCTTACCCAGCATCAGGtcattcacactggagagaaaccctataagtgtaatgaatgtgggaaagcctttagcGATCGATCAGGCCTTATTCAGCACCAGAGAACTCATACTGGGGAGAGGCCTTATGAGTGTAatgagtgtgggaaagcctttggCTACTGTTCAGCCCTGACTCAACACCAGAGAACtcacactggggagaaaccctATAAATGCAATGATTGTGCCAAAGCCTTCAGTGACCGCTCAGCCCTCATTCGTCATCAGAGAAcacacactggagagaaaccttacaagtGTAAGGACTGTGGAAAAGCTTTCAGCCAGAGCTCATCTCTTACAAAGCATCAGAAAACTCACACTGGAGAAAAACCCTATAAGTGTAAGGAatgtggaaaagctttcagcCAGAGTTCATCCCTTTCTCAACATCAGAAAACTCATGCTGGAGGGAAAACCAAAGAATACGGAAAAGCCTTTAGTGAGCATTCAGcctttggccagcaaaagagaattcatactggataA
- the LOC123581154 gene encoding zinc finger protein 570-like isoform X1: MEPGGRGSLSEDSDLPGAENPKENGMITVLLTAASQESLVIRDMAEALTQWKQLNPPQGDVPEKHRNLVLLGLPISKPDAISPLECGKELEREVSKAALSDWETRPESKDLTPEQDISEEESAPGVLIARFPKESSSEYEDSSESQQENHEKHLIQEVVTQKKSSGERSYQCHEFGRSFSRRSLLVQQQGERLHNCDSFKKNLKQNSDLMRHEKVCAEKKPWQCNECEKAFSYYSAFVLHQRIHTGEKPYECNECGKAFSQSIHLTLHQRIHTGEKPYECHECGKAFSHRSALIRHHIIHTGEKPYECNECGKAFNQSSYLTQHQRIHTGEKPYECNECGKAFSQSTFLTQHQVIHTGEKPYKCNECGKAFSDRSGLIQHQRTHTGERPYECNECGKAFGYCSALTQHQRTHTGEKPYKCNDCAKAFSDRSALIRHQRTHTGEKPYKCKDCGKAFSQSSSLTKHQKTHTGEKPYKCKECGKAFSQSSSLSQHQKTHAGGKTKEYGKAFSEHSAFGQQKRIHTG, translated from the exons ATGGAgcctgggggcagag GGTCGCTTTCTGAGGACTCAGACCTTCCCGGTGCTGAAAACCCTAAAGAAAATGGCATGATCACTGTGTTGCTGACCGCTGCATCCCAG GAGTCATTGGTAATCAGGGATATGGCCGAGGCTCTCACCCAGTGGAAGCAGCTGAACCCTCCTCAGGGAGATGTGCCTGAGAAGCACAGGAATCTGGTCTTGCTGG GGCTTCCAATTTCCAAGCCTGATGCGATCTCTCCTTTGGAGTGCGGaaaggagctggagagagaagtCTCAAAAGCAGCTCTTTCAG actGGGAGACAAGACCAGAGAGTAAGGACCTAACTCCAGAGCAGGATATTTCTGAAGAAGAATCAGCCCCTGGGGTGTTAATAGCAAGATTTCCAAAGGAAAGTTCCAGTGAATACGAGGATTCTTCAGAGAGTCAGCAGGAAAACCATGAGAAACATTTAATACAGGAGGTTGTCACTCAGAAGAAATCCTCTGGGGAGAGAAGTTACCAGTGTCATGAATTTGGGAGAAGTTTTAGTCGAAGGTCATTACTTGTTCAACAGCAAGGAGAGAGACTACATAACtgtgattcatttaaaaagaacttaaaacaaaattcagatcTAATGAGGCACGAGAAAGTTTGTGCAGAAAAGAAACCTTGGCAGTGTAATGAGTGTGAGAAAGCCTTTAGTTACTACTCAGCTTTTGTCTtgcatcagagaattcacacaggagaaaaaccctacgaatgtaatgaatgtggtaAAGCTTTTAGCCAGAGTATACATCTTACGCTAcaccagagaattcatactggagagaaaccctacgaGTGtcatgaatgtgggaaagccttcagtcaCCGCTCTGCCCTTATTCGGCATCATataattcatactggagagaaaccctatgaatgcaatgaatgtgggaaggcctttaaTCAGAGCTCATACCTCACTCAACATCAgcgaattcatactggagagaaaccttatgagtgtaatgaatgtgggaaggcctttagcCAAAGCACATTCCTTACCCAGCATCAGGtcattcacactggagagaaaccctataagtgtaatgaatgtgggaaagcctttagcGATCGATCAGGCCTTATTCAGCACCAGAGAACTCATACTGGGGAGAGGCCTTATGAGTGTAatgagtgtgggaaagcctttggCTACTGTTCAGCCCTGACTCAACACCAGAGAACtcacactggggagaaaccctATAAATGCAATGATTGTGCCAAAGCCTTCAGTGACCGCTCAGCCCTCATTCGTCATCAGAGAAcacacactggagagaaaccttacaagtGTAAGGACTGTGGAAAAGCTTTCAGCCAGAGCTCATCTCTTACAAAGCATCAGAAAACTCACACTGGAGAAAAACCCTATAAGTGTAAGGAatgtggaaaagctttcagcCAGAGTTCATCCCTTTCTCAACATCAGAAAACTCATGCTGGAGGGAAAACCAAAGAATACGGAAAAGCCTTTAGTGAGCATTCAGcctttggccagcaaaagagaattcatactggataA